TATGGAGTTAGATTATGTCAAAAGACGGTGTTTTGACATGAAATTAGCACATAATAGTCATATATGGAAGCTTCTAGACATAGATGTTAAGGTTCCTACAAATTCAGCCGCATCAATTGAAAATTCAAGCCATAAATCTGGTCTAGATGATTCTAGTCAAGTAAAGGCAGAAGAAACAGTAAGAAGGAAACTTACTCCTCAAAAGCTACAGATTAAATTGTCTCCCCAAAGCAAAAGTTCACCTATCACATTATTTGGAAGAGCAAGGATTGGAATTGAAAATGTTTCTCATATGCACGAGGCAAGGGTATCCCTCATTGGTGTTTCTTCCCAAGTTGAACAAAAAGTTACCTTATCTGAAGAGAATAGACCTAAAATTAGAAACAAAGATGAATCAATTGATATACGGTTGGTTGTTGATGAAATGCGATGCAAAAACCCGGTGGAAGCAGAGATAGATGAAATTTCACCAGATAAAGATGGAATAGCTATGAATGTTGCTTCAACCGAATGCTTTGGTAAAAGCTTTAGAAATTTATACAGGTCAATGAATGTTCCGGTGCCTCAACCTCTTCCCTCATTGGTGGAGCTTATGAATACTTGTAAGCGTGCAAAAAGGAGTTTATAGTTATCATTTGCTTTTATCTTCCAATTTATCCTATGATGTTAGTTATAGATAATTGAGCTTCATCTCTACATTGTGCTGCTGAATAACTAGAGTTTGGTTTCAAAATGTAATAGACTTATTTGGCATGAGGTGAAATTGGGGTGGGATTGATTCTTatgtatacatataatattaattgtatGTTACTACTTTGAGCACAAAAAAAAggtcatatataaatttatatgcaATGTTTTCTAATGCCCTAAATTATTTGTTCATGTTAGTGACAGATAAAACCTATCTTAGATCTAGCATGAGTACTGAAACAGCAAACTTAAGTCAATCTTTACTCAAATTCACTCTCTATTACTAATATGGCTATATACATTCATGGGCAAATGCATgcttacaaattaattagaagaaTTGTTACATTTAATAGATTATTTCCTCCTTGGTTGTTTTTGaatcattaatcaaataatttttagttgGCTCTTGTAGAACCAAAGAATGAATAGCAACTTCATTGTTTCTTTTACAATCTATTTGTTACTATCTTTGCCTATCAGATAATTGGGAAATTATACTTATCCTTACCATTGTCGCAATCCTAAGAATGTAGAATCATACCTACTGCAATAATTAATGGCACTAATCACATTGATTACGTAGGCAATATTCTaggaaaataaatgttaaatgttGAAGATGTCACATTTTGTATCCTTGAATTTGCCTACATTAATTCGACTTTTccattttgaattatattttcaatttctatGAATTGCCACATGACAAGTCTTAAGATTTGTTTAGTTTAGTTCATCCAAATCTCATTGAGTAAACCCGTAAATCCACTTCCTTTGTGATATGTGGAAATGActcatctaaattttaaaacttgcTTTGTTTTGGGTGATTTTTAGTGGTTAAAAGATCTATAAGGTTGTTGGTATAGGTGGAGCGTCGAAGTGGGCCCCACATCCAATGCTCCACCTGTcatgaaattattataagaacCCTTGATTAGGGTTAATCCGGAACTACTATATTGAGAAATTTTGAAAAGAGCCAAAGAAGAAAATCACTGATAGAGACGGCGACGATCCATTGAAACGACAACCATCGTAGATACGACAGAGGAACCATCGAAACGTCAACCATCATAATCTCGGACTACAGTGTTGATACCCGGTTAGTCAATTCCTCTTTTCTTCTTAgtaaatctaaattttttacCTTGTTGATTGGAGAGTTCTTAACGGAAAAAGATTGAGTTTTTACGCAAATCGAATTAGTTAAACAGTAGTTAAGAGATTAGggtttctcatttttttacatgttttgaattCTTAAATGTGATAGGAAAGAAGTTGATCTTGTTATGGAGCTTTTATGATTCCCTTATCCATGATTCCTTTGCCCTAGATGTGATTGAGATTTATGTTTGAAGTTTAAGGCTTTAAGCTAGTTGAACACCTCTTTCAGTTGCAAAAATTGGTCTTCTTATGGTcggtttttaaatattttatcttttgattCAACCTTTTTCTTAATAATTCCATACAAAACCTATAAGTGTTGAAGAGTTCAATTTTTTCCTCTACTCTTTCGAAAGAAAAAACACATGCAAGGTATTTTCTACGTATTTGGCATAAATTTAACCTTGATTTTAGGAGAGTTAATAGGAGCCCCTTCTAGTGTTGCGTttctaattaaatgaaatacaaGAATAAGAATAAGCTTAGTTGGTAAAATATAGTTTATGTTGAATTTCTCTTTTCAGAAAAGTGAATGTAAATGTTACACTTCAGTTGTGATGGGCATTTTGATCTAGTTTGTCTGTGGAATACGAAACAAGTAATTGTCGGCTTCTTAAATCTGATCTCAAGCAACTAGGGAAGAAGTCTCTTAAATGTGTCACGTgaacattgtttttttattgaaggGGTGCAAAAGATGGTTTTCTTAATTTGAAAGATGAATTTCTCAATTAGTGTTTATCTATCTTTCCTATATGGGTAGCTGTTTTGAACACATTTATCAAGCCCAACTTGGACATATGTTTCTTCCAATAGTTTCTAATATAGAAAACACATTATTTTTAGAAACAACCAAATCTATAGAAActaatttacaaatttatttcagACAGTGTTCTCACGGTGGATTAGATGAGAAATATGAAAAGTACTTATTTCTTAAGAGTGCTATATCTCATTTTTAAAGATGAAAGGCTGATTATGGATACAAAGATggcaaatttttatttatggttGTTTGCCTAATTGCTCCCTACCTTGATCTTTATGAGTGTCAGCCAGAACTAATTAAATTGCAAGAAGGCAGTcctattttattgtttttagtaGGCATCTGTTTCTCTCTAACTCCAAAGAGAGATGTATAGCAGAGAAATGATTGTTGACAAGGTCCTGCAAATTTGCATTGCATTGAAGTTTATTTAGTTTTTCCTCTATTATTGAGCAACAAAAGATATCTTGAAGATTGCCTTAATTTTTTTGCATATATCTTCTTATTCTATACAAGTTGagaatattaagatatttaattttttttgtgtgtgtatttATACCTCTCACTGAACTGGCTCCTTCAAAGTGGTTTTAATTTGTAGCTTCTATTTTTTTCTATCTTTGACTTCAATGGGTGTTTCCCAATGACAAAATGTGTCATGATTATGCATTTACTTTCTCAAGATGACTTAGGTgaattattctatatattttctTGAGATTGATTGAATTGTCCCTAATTGTTATAGTCCCTGAACTTATCTTATTTTCTATCTAGTCTATCCAGTTGTTCTTATGATAAATAGTTGTCTTTATGATAAATGTAGAAGTTATTGCTCTTTCCCTCGTGCCTTCAAACTGTTTTGGAAAGTTTCTTGCGTTCCACTCTCGAtttcaataaaaagttaaaacttttttcaaaaagaatttACACAGCTAGTCATGCTGTACTATTAGCACACCTTCTCTCAAGAATCTACATGGTATCAGCTCCTGGCAGTTTCACTTAGAATCTGTAATTTTCAGAATCTGCCTCGTTCCCTCTCGGTGGCATCTTCAAAACTGGCATTTTTTCCTCTTCTTCCCTCTTGGACAGCAACACCCATCTTCTATCATGGCTGATCAAGGATCTTCCTCTTCTACCAACAATCAATTTATAGATTATTCTCGTATCTTCGTCTTTTAATTCGACAGTAGTGACTACCTCGAATGGGCAAGCTCTATCCAAATGAACATACTAGGTAGGTAGAGAAAAACTATCATTCCTTATTGGAACCTCTGTCGCTCCCGAATCCGATGATCTCGCCTATGAAGCATAGGACATCATCAATGGACTCATCATGTCGTGTCTTGTTAACTCCATGAATCCCAGGATGGCTAAGATCTATGTCACCGGGTATGTAACACAAAAGATATATGGGACAGCGCTGAGTGAACCTGCTCTCAAATTAAGATTGAACATAACATTCTCAATCTTCATCAATGGACtcttttttattgaataaaaagaatCAAAGAATGGTAACCAAATACTATACGAAACTATGCATCTATTGCGATGAAATCGACAACATTGTCGATATTAGGAACCCAATCAATGCCGAAAAGGTGTTTCAGAATTTTGTCCTGTTTAAATAGCAATCTTGATACTCTAAGACACGCCCCTAGACTATCATCATCGATAATCGTTAGTATATAATAGGTACCTCCATATAAGGCACCTCCATAGAACGCACCCTAGACGACCCCAAAGATTAGAGTgaattttaatcaaaatctcaatttgCTAACCTCATACCATTATGAAGTCCTCGTTTGCCCAATTAACACTCATATGACAAAATCGTATATGCAACAATTTGGTGACATCATTGTCAGATAACGAAGGATGGCGACAACAGCTGCAGCACCGCCTATAACTGCCGAGCCTTTCAAAACATGTAACATGCCATACTTCCTTCACGTCAAGGACACCTCTATTGACCTTCATGACTCCATTTTCACTAGTGTAATTGTACCTTTTATCGAGGGTATTACAAGAGATAAGATTTCTCTTCAAATCAGGAAATGCCTCACATCACCAAATGTTCGAACAACTCCATCAAGCAtcttgattattattttattatacccACGACCTTACAGATATGAACTGTTTCCATCAATATAACACCTTTGAAAATTGTATTATATGTTGAAAATTATTCCCGATTGAGACACATATGATACGTACATCTGAATCAACTATCCATTCATCTTGTGATCTCGCGTCGCAAATATCATTATCTTCGGTTTCAACAATACTGGTTTTTCCGAAATAAAAAACCTCTAAAGAGTTATTAAGCGTTAGCAGATTAAGATAAGAGTTTGTTGCAATGGATTAAATTTCATCTTGCACTTCTTTTTCAAACAATGAAAAAGTAGactatttgagattatttaggTTAAGTACTAAaatattctattatatttaacatttaaattttataaaaaaaaataaagtaaatgaaatgagtgatttcaTTGTTGAAGTTATGTATATTTTGTGATTAGAGATTATTTGAAACTACCAAATATCCCAATATCAAACACACTCTAGTTGTTATAGAGAGATTATGTGtagattttttttggttatacaAACAGGAAAAAAGTGTTACGTATGTGTCAATGCTTTATAGTAGGTAGCAAGACGTGCAAATGATTTATTAGTATGCTTTTCCCTATCTCATCAtgttaatcaataaaataatgagGGAAAATATACCTAAACAGTTTATCACGATACTATTTGGATTGCATCTGCATCTGCTGTTGTGATAACTATTTGGATTGCATCTGCATTTGTTTACTATGCCAAATTGATCTTACAATTTCTTGATTTCGCATTTGTTGCTGTGATTACTTTGCCAAATTGATCTAagacaatttcttgatttctTATTTAAGAAATACTAAATAATTGGCTAATAACTATGGCCAATTATAAATGTAAAATGGTTGACAAAGATTAGACATAAAAAACCATATACTGAAATAATTTTTCCTCCATGGTATAAGAAACAGCACTTCAAAATGAGAAGAGCTGATCACTTGGCTAGAGAGAAAAGGAAGACAGAATCAAAAGACACGCCGGGTGTTCAAAGACCGATTCGTACTAGGGGACAAACATATGGTATTGACAATACAATTCTATCATGGATAATCTACACCACTTTTCTAGAGAACACTATTGTGAAATACATGAACCCGAAGCTTGATCGCGTTGTATTAGAGGGAACAATCAAGAGTCCTGGAATTTTATGTCATTGTTGCTATAAAGTACTTACAGTTAAAGAATTTCAAATTCATGCCGGTTATTATAATGGACCAAGACCATACGCCAATATTTTTGTTGAGCCTGGGATTCCATTATTGGACTGTATGGTTAAATCTTGGGTAGAAACACAAAAGACAAGTACTCATCTTATGCCCGACGATGCTCGTGTCAAATTCAGAAATGAAGGGGATTTTCTTTGTTGTTCTAAATGTGGTTTTATGTATAATCTACATTCTAATGGAAAAAAGGTAAAAATGgaatttatattcttttaatattcttttggcaAAGAATCTTGCTTAGATTGAATTTCTGGTAAATGTTAAGCAGGATGCGTCTGAAGTATCTTGGTTATGCCCTTATTGCATTTGCAAATCTTGTGGGAAAACTGGTGCGGATGAAGATTTTTCTATCACATGTAACCAGTGTGAAAAATATTGTAAGTAATAAAGTTTTCAAGTTTCATGATAAACATTTTggcatatgaaaaatataatattattctatgTTATTGTTAGATCACTGGAGATGTTATGTAAAGAAGAATGCCGAGTTTGTTGATCTTAACTATAACTGGAGTTCATTTTGTGATCATAACTGCAGGAAGGTGATTTCTCTCCCCCTCTTCATAGATGTTTCCTAAAAGTTGGTTTTTATTTCCAAGTGTTATGTGTTATATACTAATCATAATAGTGATTGCTCTCCTCTTCTTCATATGAGTACTTAATCATTTAGATTTAGTGGTAAAGTTGTGTTATAAAACACCACTTAAAAATGTTTGGATTTTAAACCACGATACTCAAAATTATAGAAGTTTAtcttaaatatcttttaaaatgataattgttTAACTGTTTGACTATTATGTATTAAACTACACTATTATCCATGGCCAAAAGGTATACaaagaattaagaaaaacaCTTGGAGCTAAGACTGAGCTTAACAATGGATTTTCATGGACTTTGTTGGGCCCAATTAATCAAGAGTCTGATGCATTCTTGGATGATGAGTATGAGATCGCTGTATACCATTCTAAGCTCGCAATTGCAAGGAACGTGATGGAGGAGTGCTTCCATTCTATTTCTAGTGGCCACGCAAAAATCAGCGGGATCGATCACATTACTTTTAATTACCAGTAAGCACTCTCATTGAGATTATGTTACTATGTTATCAATAATAAATCCAAACTTATGACCACCTTTGAGTTGTTCTTTTTGTAGAGCCATTTTTAAGGGATCCTATATTGCTGTTTTGGAGAAGGATGATGAGATTTTTTCAATGGCATGTTTAAGGTAACCCTATTTGACATGTTTATGCATAATTGCATATAAGAGTTAATATCtaaggttttttattttttgcagaATTCATGGGACAAAGCTCGCTGAGATCCCATTCATTGCCACCTGTGAAAAATACCGTAATAAAGGGATGTGCAAACGATTATTGTTTGGAATCGAATGGgtgagttatatatttttttttgcttgattttcaataataatcATATGTTACTGATTAATAATATCTCATCCATAGGCTCTTCGACATcttcaaattgaaaatttagTAATTTCATTCTCAAAAGAAATGGCTAGTCATTGGATTCGACACCATCGCTTTAAAAAGATTGAAAGCTCATTAGAAGAAGATATAAGGCACACGAAAACCTTATTGTTCTTCCATAATACAACGAGGATACAAAAGACCTTAATACGC
This is a stretch of genomic DNA from Impatiens glandulifera chromosome 4, dImpGla2.1, whole genome shotgun sequence. It encodes these proteins:
- the LOC124934768 gene encoding increased DNA methylation 1-like, whose protein sequence is MACLRIHGTKLAEIPFIATCEKYRNKGMCKRLLFGIEWALRHLQIENLVISFSKEMASHWIRHHRFKKIESSLEEDIRHTKTLLFFHNTTRIQKTLIRKPEKSKIVFDVDLNLAVEDQGQIE